A window from Streptomyces sp. NBC_00271 encodes these proteins:
- a CDS encoding M23 family metallopeptidase, producing MSKRVTSRHSRMSLLRSRAAVLAVGVGATAVLGAGVAAAATEAAPQAAVKTVATKATASWVDPVKKYTLSAGFNQAGNLWQHNHSGQDFAVPTGTEVVAAHGGTVVKAGGNGAGDGPAYGNAVVVKHGNGTYSQYAHLSRIDVRIGQVVATGQHIALSGSTGNSTGPHLHFEIRTTPNYGSAVNPVAFLRAKGVTV from the coding sequence ATGTCGAAGCGCGTCACGTCCCGCCACTCCCGTATGTCCCTGCTCCGCTCCAGGGCGGCCGTCCTGGCCGTCGGCGTGGGTGCCACGGCCGTACTGGGCGCCGGGGTCGCGGCCGCCGCCACCGAGGCGGCCCCGCAGGCCGCCGTGAAGACGGTCGCCACCAAGGCGACCGCCTCCTGGGTCGACCCGGTGAAGAAGTACACGCTCTCCGCGGGCTTCAACCAGGCCGGCAACCTGTGGCAGCACAACCACTCCGGCCAGGACTTCGCCGTGCCCACCGGCACCGAGGTCGTCGCCGCGCACGGCGGCACCGTCGTCAAGGCCGGCGGCAACGGCGCCGGTGACGGTCCCGCGTACGGCAACGCCGTCGTCGTCAAGCACGGCAACGGGACCTACTCGCAGTACGCCCACCTGTCCCGGATAGACGTGCGGATCGGGCAGGTCGTCGCGACCGGCCAGCACATCGCGCTCTCCGGCAGCACCGGCAACTCCACCGGCCCGCACCTGCACTTCGAGATCCGTACGACCCCGAACTACGGTTCCGCGGTCAACCCGGTGGCCTTCCTGCGCGCCAAGGGCGTGACCGTCTAA
- a CDS encoding TetR/AcrR family transcriptional regulator has protein sequence MGGDTMDGTKRQRRGDTRQRIQDVALELFSEHGYEKTSLREIAEHLDVTKAALYYHFKTKEDILISLFQDLSRPMDELIEWARQQPRTLETKQEILRRYSNALADAAPLFRFMQENQAAVRELRTGEDFKDRMIRMVGLLKEPDADLTDQVRCISALFSMHAGMFLLKDVEGDPEEKRKAVLEVAIDLVTQAHGGAVDTPEAS, from the coding sequence ATGGGCGGCGACACCATGGACGGCACCAAGCGACAGCGCCGCGGGGACACCCGCCAGCGCATCCAGGACGTCGCCCTCGAACTCTTCTCCGAGCACGGCTACGAGAAGACCTCGCTGCGCGAGATCGCCGAGCACCTCGACGTCACGAAGGCGGCGCTCTACTACCACTTCAAGACCAAGGAAGACATCCTCATCAGTCTCTTCCAGGACCTGTCCAGGCCCATGGACGAGCTGATCGAGTGGGCGCGGCAGCAGCCTCGCACGCTGGAGACGAAGCAGGAGATCCTGCGCCGCTACAGCAACGCGCTCGCCGACGCGGCCCCGCTCTTCCGCTTCATGCAGGAGAACCAGGCGGCCGTCCGCGAGCTGCGCACGGGCGAGGACTTCAAGGACCGCATGATCCGGATGGTCGGCCTGCTCAAGGAGCCGGACGCCGATCTGACGGACCAGGTGCGCTGCATCAGCGCACTGTTCTCGATGCACGCCGGGATGTTTTTGCTCAAGGACGTCGAAGGCGACCCCGAGGAGAAGCGCAAGGCTGTCCTCGAGGTCGCGATCGACTTGGTGACGCAGGCGCACGGTGGCGCCGTCGACACCCCTGAAGCGTCTTAG